One segment of Rhodohalobacter mucosus DNA contains the following:
- a CDS encoding PQQ-dependent sugar dehydrogenase, whose translation MSDFKNHPHPGNSHSSLSDRYYLKLPLLAFFVSLLITGCGAPAGDESQMQTAAEIVCDEDNGGITLPDGFCASVVIDSLGPARHIAVAPNGDIYVKTRSEEGGIAALRDTTGDFKADVIELFSDMTPMGSGILWETGMAVHNGYIWASNTEAVYRWPMPENGALVPGGNPEIVATGFPEQESHDSKSFTFDDSGYLYVNVGAPSNACQESSRTPGSPGLDPCPQLERQAGIWRFHADSLNQTQQQDGLRYAMGIRNVVGLDWNSENGSLYVAQHGRDQLNTLWPELFTTEDNAELPAEEILRLNEGANAGWPYCYYDGRQQRKVLAPEYGGDGEEVGRCSEYLDPVTAFPGHWAPNDLRFYTGTHFPERYRGGAFVAFHGSWNRAPLPQGGYNVAFIPFQNGDLTADYEIFADGFVGAEEIINPGNAEFRPMGLAVAPDGALYISDSTKGRIWRVVYTGEME comes from the coding sequence ATGTCCGACTTCAAAAACCATCCGCATCCGGGTAACAGCCATTCCTCACTATCCGACAGGTATTACCTGAAGCTTCCCCTCCTGGCTTTTTTTGTATCGCTGCTGATAACGGGCTGCGGTGCACCTGCTGGCGATGAGAGCCAGATGCAAACAGCTGCGGAAATTGTTTGTGATGAAGATAATGGCGGCATCACGCTGCCGGACGGATTTTGTGCAAGCGTAGTGATTGACAGTCTTGGACCCGCACGTCACATTGCCGTCGCACCCAATGGTGATATCTACGTGAAAACACGAAGCGAAGAGGGAGGTATTGCCGCTTTGCGTGATACCACGGGCGATTTCAAAGCCGATGTCATCGAGTTATTCAGTGATATGACCCCGATGGGCAGCGGAATACTCTGGGAGACGGGCATGGCCGTACACAATGGATACATATGGGCATCAAACACAGAGGCCGTCTATCGCTGGCCGATGCCTGAAAACGGTGCACTTGTTCCGGGAGGAAATCCTGAGATTGTTGCCACCGGATTTCCGGAACAGGAGTCGCACGACTCCAAATCCTTTACATTCGATGACAGCGGTTATCTTTATGTGAATGTTGGAGCCCCCTCGAATGCCTGCCAGGAAAGTTCGCGCACACCCGGCTCGCCGGGGCTTGACCCGTGCCCCCAGCTGGAGCGTCAGGCTGGAATCTGGCGATTCCATGCTGATTCACTTAACCAGACCCAGCAGCAGGATGGGTTACGATATGCCATGGGAATCCGGAATGTCGTGGGTCTGGACTGGAATTCCGAAAACGGCTCACTTTATGTTGCACAACACGGCCGGGATCAGCTCAATACACTCTGGCCGGAACTTTTCACGACCGAAGATAATGCCGAATTGCCCGCTGAAGAGATCTTACGCCTGAATGAGGGCGCGAACGCGGGCTGGCCATACTGCTATTACGACGGCCGGCAGCAAAGAAAAGTGCTCGCTCCTGAATATGGCGGCGATGGTGAGGAGGTGGGACGCTGTTCTGAGTACCTGGATCCTGTAACGGCTTTTCCGGGTCACTGGGCACCCAACGACCTGCGCTTCTATACCGGAACACATTTTCCAGAACGGTACCGGGGAGGCGCTTTTGTCGCCTTTCACGGATCCTGGAACCGTGCGCCCCTGCCACAGGGAGGATACAACGTTGCATTTATTCCTTTTCAGAACGGTGATTTAACCGCTGATTATGAAATATTCGCGGACGGTTTTGTAGGTGCCGAAGAGATCATCAATCCCGGAAACGCCGAATTCCGTCCCATGGGCCTGGCGGTAGCGCCCGACGGAGCTCTCTATATCTCTGACTCCACAAAAGGACGCATCTGGCGGGTGGTGTATACCGGTGAAATGGAATAG
- a CDS encoding efflux RND transporter periplasmic adaptor subunit, translating into MNITKSQYLTYASVLIAGVILGWLFFGGSETTQNGHDDHSHEQVVNESGEQVWTCSMHPSVREDGPGSCPICGMDLIPVSTDERVDDYSMVMTEASIQLANIQTAPAVRRQPVREIYLPGRVEVDERRVSYVTAHFEGRIRDVKIDFTGAPIRKGDVMATIYSPELVSAQRELLQAVETRERNPELYNAAVRKFSLWEFTDEQIQAIIDRGTVQTYMEILSPVNGFVMKRNVVDEQHVMEGTVIYEVANLDQLWVTLDAYEQDLPWISEGDDVLFQTRSNPDQNYSASIDFIDPAFNNEKRTIRLRADVENGNHSLKPNMLVHGTVHAKMDGEKILVPASAVLWTGPRSIVYVKDASAEIPRFEAREVDLGVRAGDHYIIENGIDEGEDVVFNGTFRIDSEFQLADRFSMMNRTPGSGAAQAGHQHGGMDMARNGIDDADQINYQNEAASVPAAEQFNDVPNDFRELFTKAVSYYIEGKDALLESDLSSAQSAYESFISSLEEIGVHGLSGDGHVAWMESYEALVTHASGMLSADDREARANSFRSLSEELIRAVKMFGIDGVVYHQYCPMAFGNEGASWLSSNQQIQNPYFPETMPRCGEVIERIE; encoded by the coding sequence ATGAACATCACAAAAAGCCAATATCTCACATACGCATCTGTATTGATAGCGGGCGTCATCCTCGGCTGGCTCTTTTTTGGGGGGTCAGAAACCACTCAAAACGGACATGACGACCACAGCCACGAACAGGTTGTCAATGAATCGGGTGAACAGGTCTGGACCTGCTCCATGCATCCATCCGTTCGGGAGGATGGCCCAGGCTCCTGCCCGATATGCGGAATGGATCTGATTCCCGTCTCAACCGATGAACGTGTGGACGACTACAGCATGGTGATGACCGAAGCTTCCATCCAGCTGGCCAATATTCAGACAGCGCCCGCCGTGCGCAGACAACCGGTTCGCGAGATTTACCTGCCGGGCCGGGTTGAAGTTGATGAACGGCGTGTCAGTTACGTTACCGCTCACTTTGAAGGACGCATCCGTGATGTGAAAATTGACTTTACCGGGGCGCCCATTCGCAAAGGCGATGTAATGGCCACCATCTACTCACCGGAGCTTGTGAGTGCACAACGGGAGCTGCTGCAGGCTGTAGAAACCCGCGAGCGCAATCCTGAACTCTACAACGCTGCTGTACGGAAATTCAGCCTCTGGGAGTTTACCGATGAACAGATTCAGGCTATCATAGACCGCGGGACTGTCCAAACCTATATGGAAATCCTTTCGCCTGTTAACGGTTTTGTGATGAAACGCAACGTGGTGGATGAGCAGCACGTGATGGAAGGAACCGTTATCTATGAGGTAGCCAATCTGGATCAATTATGGGTTACCCTGGATGCCTATGAGCAGGACCTACCCTGGATTTCAGAGGGTGACGACGTGCTGTTTCAGACCCGCTCAAACCCGGATCAGAATTACAGTGCGTCGATTGATTTTATTGATCCGGCTTTTAATAATGAGAAACGCACCATTCGGCTGAGAGCCGACGTGGAAAACGGGAACCACTCTCTAAAACCGAATATGCTGGTGCACGGAACCGTTCACGCGAAAATGGATGGTGAAAAGATCCTTGTGCCCGCTTCCGCCGTGTTATGGACCGGGCCCAGATCAATTGTTTATGTAAAAGATGCATCCGCAGAAATTCCGCGGTTTGAAGCCCGTGAAGTGGACCTGGGCGTAAGGGCGGGAGATCACTATATCATCGAAAACGGAATTGATGAGGGTGAAGACGTAGTCTTCAACGGTACTTTCCGTATCGACAGTGAATTTCAGCTGGCCGACCGATTCAGCATGATGAACCGCACCCCGGGTTCGGGAGCCGCTCAGGCCGGGCATCAGCATGGCGGAATGGATATGGCACGAAACGGAATCGACGATGCAGATCAGATTAATTATCAGAATGAAGCAGCCTCCGTTCCCGCTGCCGAACAGTTCAACGATGTTCCCAACGACTTTCGTGAGCTATTTACCAAAGCTGTTTCGTATTACATTGAAGGAAAGGATGCGCTGTTGGAGTCCGACCTGAGCTCTGCTCAATCCGCTTACGAAAGCTTCATTTCCAGCCTGGAAGAAATTGGTGTTCATGGGCTTTCGGGCGACGGACATGTAGCCTGGATGGAGAGCTATGAGGCTCTGGTGACCCATGCCTCGGGCATGCTCTCGGCTGATGATCGGGAAGCCAGGGCAAACTCTTTCAGGAGTCTCTCAGAAGAGCTGATCCGCGCGGTGAAGATGTTTGGCATAGATGGAGTGGTGTATCATCAGTACTGTCCCATGGCTTTTGGCAATGAGGGCGCAAGCTGGCTAAGCAGCAATCAGCAGATTCAAAATCCATATTTCCCGGAGACCATGCCGCGATGCGGTGAGGTGATTGAGAGAATTGAATAA
- a CDS encoding copper-translocating P-type ATPase, producing the protein MKDDPEEHSHSQNDHSAEGDHNHNSDHDHNGHSHREHHKQMVQDFKWRFWWVLGLTLPILALSPMIQQFMGVDWRFTGDEWILAGLSTIVFFFGGWPFLTGLVDELREKQPGMMTLIGLAISIAYFYSTAVVFGFEGDLLYWELSTLVAIMLLGHWVEMRSVLSASAALEELAELLPGEAHRVKEDGSTEDIPVDELHKSDKVLIKPGEKIPADGKVVKGESSVNEAMLTGESKPVNKAEGDEVIGGSVNEKGSLTIEITKTGDDSFLSQVMNLVEEAQQSKSRTQDLANRAAFWLTIIAITAGLITFFSWISFTGQEFGFAMNRTVAVMVITCPHALGLAIPLVVSMSTSIAATNGFLIRDRAAFEQARNLDAVIFDKTGTLTQGTFTVTDIMSFGDEFSEEEILKYAASLEKNSEHPLARGILEKADETFEVDEFDSITGKGIQGKVNGKSVKVVSPGYIRENNMEYPEDDVDEISSQGKTVVFVVVENNLAGAIALGDEIRESSRNAIKALHEMDIECIMLTGDNQQTADFVASELGIDQVFAEVLPDEKADKVKEVQNQGKLVAMTGDGVNDAPALAQSDVGIAIGAGSDVAVETGDIVLVRDNPEDVTALVKLSKSTYSKMVQNLFWATGYNVVAIPLAAGALFAWGIVLSPAVGAILMSLSTVIVAVNARFLKMDA; encoded by the coding sequence ATGAAAGACGATCCTGAAGAACACTCACACAGCCAAAATGATCATTCAGCTGAAGGTGATCATAACCACAACAGCGATCACGATCACAATGGCCACTCCCACCGCGAACACCACAAGCAGATGGTGCAGGATTTTAAATGGAGATTCTGGTGGGTGCTTGGCCTGACCCTTCCCATTTTGGCGCTCTCCCCGATGATTCAGCAGTTTATGGGTGTCGATTGGCGATTCACGGGTGATGAGTGGATTCTTGCGGGCCTTTCCACCATCGTTTTCTTCTTTGGCGGATGGCCGTTTCTCACCGGTCTGGTGGATGAACTGAGGGAGAAACAGCCCGGCATGATGACACTCATCGGACTCGCCATTTCAATCGCTTATTTTTACAGTACGGCCGTTGTGTTCGGATTTGAGGGCGACCTGCTCTATTGGGAGCTTTCCACGCTGGTTGCGATTATGCTGCTGGGCCATTGGGTAGAGATGCGATCTGTTCTGAGTGCCTCGGCTGCCCTGGAAGAACTTGCTGAACTTTTACCGGGCGAGGCTCATCGCGTAAAGGAGGACGGTTCAACCGAAGATATTCCGGTGGATGAACTCCATAAGAGCGATAAGGTGCTTATTAAACCGGGTGAGAAAATTCCCGCAGACGGAAAGGTGGTAAAAGGCGAGTCGAGCGTAAACGAAGCGATGCTCACCGGTGAATCCAAGCCTGTAAATAAAGCTGAGGGAGATGAGGTGATCGGCGGATCTGTAAATGAAAAAGGCTCGCTCACAATCGAAATCACCAAGACGGGTGATGATTCCTTTCTATCACAGGTCATGAATCTGGTGGAGGAAGCCCAGCAAAGCAAATCACGTACGCAGGATCTCGCCAACCGCGCAGCGTTCTGGCTCACAATTATCGCCATTACCGCCGGCCTGATCACGTTTTTTTCATGGATCTCTTTTACGGGACAAGAGTTCGGTTTTGCCATGAACAGGACCGTAGCCGTGATGGTGATCACCTGCCCGCACGCATTGGGCCTCGCGATACCGCTTGTTGTATCCATGTCAACCAGCATCGCTGCAACCAACGGGTTCCTGATCCGCGATCGCGCTGCATTTGAACAGGCACGAAACCTGGATGCCGTCATCTTCGATAAAACGGGTACTCTTACCCAAGGCACTTTCACGGTTACGGACATCATGAGTTTCGGGGATGAATTTTCGGAAGAAGAAATTCTGAAATATGCCGCATCCCTGGAGAAAAATTCAGAGCACCCTCTGGCAAGGGGGATCCTTGAAAAAGCCGATGAAACATTTGAAGTGGATGAGTTTGATTCCATCACCGGCAAAGGTATTCAGGGCAAAGTAAACGGGAAATCCGTGAAAGTGGTCAGCCCCGGGTACATCCGCGAGAATAACATGGAGTATCCGGAAGACGATGTGGACGAAATCTCATCCCAGGGTAAAACCGTTGTATTTGTGGTTGTTGAAAACAACCTTGCCGGAGCCATTGCACTGGGTGATGAGATCCGGGAGTCATCAAGGAATGCCATTAAAGCGCTGCATGAAATGGACATTGAGTGCATCATGCTAACGGGCGATAATCAACAAACAGCCGATTTTGTAGCCAGTGAACTGGGCATCGATCAGGTTTTTGCCGAAGTGCTGCCCGATGAAAAAGCAGACAAGGTGAAAGAGGTGCAGAACCAGGGGAAACTTGTCGCGATGACAGGTGATGGGGTGAATGACGCCCCGGCGCTGGCCCAGTCCGATGTGGGAATCGCTATCGGTGCCGGTTCGGATGTAGCCGTGGAGACGGGAGATATTGTGCTGGTCAGAGACAACCCCGAAGATGTTACTGCATTGGTTAAACTTTCCAAATCCACCTACAGCAAAATGGTGCAGAACCTGTTCTGGGCTACCGGTTACAACGTGGTGGCCATCCCGCTGGCCGCAGGAGCCCTCTTCGCGTGGGGAATTGTGTTAAGCCCTGCCGTGGGTGCCATCCTGATGTCGCTGAGTACGGTGATCGTGGCGGTGAATGCGCGGTTTTTGAAGATGGATGCCTGA